One region of Peromyscus eremicus chromosome 4, PerEre_H2_v1, whole genome shotgun sequence genomic DNA includes:
- the Gcg gene encoding pro-glucagon, whose amino-acid sequence MKNIYIVAGFFIMLVQGSWQHSLQDTEEKPRSFSASQTDLLEDPDQISEDKRHSQGTFTSDYSKYLDSRRAQDFVQWLMNTKRNRNNIAKRHDEFERHAEGTFTSDVSSYLEGQAAKEFIAWLVKGRGRRDFPEEVKIVEEGRRHADGSFSDEMNTILDTLATRDFINWLIQTKITDK is encoded by the exons atgaagaacattTACATTGTGGCTGGATTTTTTATAATGCTGGTGCAAGGCAGCTGGCAGCATTCCCTTCAGGACACAGAGGAGAAACCCAG ATCATTCTCAGCTTCCCAGACAGACCTGCTGGAGGACCCTGATCAGATCAGTGAAGACAAACGCCATTCACAGGGCACATTCACCAGCGACTACAGCAAATACCTGGACTCCCGCCGTGCCCAAGATTTCGTGCAGTGGTTGATGAACACCAAGAGGAACAG GAACAACATTGCCAAACGTCATGATGAGTTTGAGAGGCATGCTGAAGGGACCTTTACCAGCGATGTGAGTTCTTACTTGGAGGGCCAGGCggcaaaggaatttattgctTGGCTGgtgaaaggcagaggaaggcgagA CTTCCCAGAAGAAGTGAAGATTGTTGAAGAAGGCCGCAGACATGCTGATGGCTCCTTCTCTGATGAGATGAACACGATTCTCGATACTCTTGCCACCAGGGACTTCATCAATTGGCTGATTCAAACCAAAATCACTGACAAGTAA